The following are from one region of the Polyangiaceae bacterium genome:
- a CDS encoding HAMP domain-containing protein, which translates to MLPDGNGESAQSSSSSTRATGFGVREWLTNKLGRIWLRLLLINVTVVLVPVAGLEFARIYERQLLSALERDMNDQAALTRALLEEDLRNSIELGDARHRAILETAAKRTRTRVRILDAEGVVLIDSHRDGPPEGPEPEPPHWVDVSTREQGYRVLRSGAKTTWPDIPERSEVVAARKGKDAAQTRLAHRPQAVFLFATTPVMSPATPDEVAGVVYVTRSTRPVLLELYRIRAGLFKVLTVALVLSTGITLLLAFSISRPLSRLSRAAKRIAAGERGVALPVGGSGEIRELSHSFRTMTEELDSRLNYISEFAADVAHEFKSPLTSIRGAAELLAEGAHEDPDARERFLNNILLDTQRLDRLVSRLLLLSRIESRVEGMTLVDLHSLLERVCKRLNAHEADDSSTHKVELYFQARHTWVRGREEDLETAFTNLIENAQRYSPKDQPVIVTAHEFPRGIVVSVADQGPGVPEARRDKIFERFYTTEAEQGGTGLGLAIVDTVARAHGGKVTLESEVGQGARFSVWLPRENKASGSR; encoded by the coding sequence ATGCTTCCGGACGGTAACGGCGAGAGCGCGCAGTCGTCGTCGAGTTCCACGCGCGCTACGGGTTTTGGCGTGCGGGAGTGGCTCACGAACAAGCTTGGGCGGATCTGGCTGCGCTTGCTCCTGATCAACGTCACCGTCGTGCTAGTGCCCGTAGCTGGCCTCGAGTTCGCGCGCATCTACGAACGCCAGCTGCTGAGCGCTCTCGAGCGCGACATGAATGACCAAGCCGCGCTCACGCGCGCGCTGCTCGAGGAGGACCTCAGAAACAGCATCGAGCTAGGAGACGCCCGGCACCGGGCGATCTTGGAGACAGCGGCCAAACGCACGCGCACGCGCGTGCGGATCCTGGACGCTGAAGGCGTGGTCTTGATCGACTCACATCGCGATGGACCTCCAGAGGGCCCCGAACCTGAGCCCCCCCACTGGGTCGATGTCTCCACGCGAGAACAGGGCTACCGCGTGCTCCGCAGCGGCGCCAAGACGACCTGGCCAGACATCCCCGAGCGGAGCGAGGTCGTGGCTGCTCGCAAGGGCAAAGACGCCGCTCAAACGCGCCTCGCCCACCGACCCCAAGCCGTCTTTCTGTTTGCCACGACCCCGGTGATGTCACCTGCCACCCCAGACGAGGTGGCGGGCGTGGTCTACGTCACGCGCTCCACGCGACCGGTGCTGCTCGAGCTGTATCGTATCCGCGCGGGATTGTTCAAGGTGCTGACGGTTGCTCTGGTGTTGAGCACCGGCATTACCTTGCTGCTCGCTTTCTCTATCTCGCGGCCGCTCAGTCGGCTGTCACGCGCAGCGAAACGCATCGCCGCGGGTGAGCGCGGAGTCGCCTTGCCCGTCGGTGGCAGCGGAGAGATCCGCGAGCTCTCCCATAGCTTCCGCACGATGACCGAGGAGCTCGACTCGCGCCTCAACTACATCTCCGAGTTTGCGGCTGACGTAGCCCACGAGTTCAAGTCACCGCTGACCTCGATTCGCGGCGCCGCTGAGCTGTTGGCTGAGGGTGCACACGAGGACCCCGACGCGCGGGAACGCTTCCTCAACAACATCCTGCTGGATACTCAGCGCCTGGACCGACTGGTGAGTCGCTTGCTGCTCTTGAGCCGCATCGAGTCACGGGTGGAAGGCATGACGCTCGTCGACCTGCACTCGCTGCTCGAACGCGTCTGCAAGCGACTGAACGCTCATGAAGCAGACGACTCCTCTACGCACAAGGTGGAGCTCTACTTCCAGGCGCGACACACCTGGGTGCGCGGCCGAGAAGAAGATCTGGAGACGGCGTTCACGAACCTGATCGAGAACGCGCAGCGCTACTCCCCAAAGGACCAGCCGGTGATCGTCACCGCCCACGAGTTTCCTCGCGGCATCGTGGTGAGCGTGGCAGATCAAGGCCCAGGCGTACCTGAAGCACGCCGCGACAAGATCTTCGAACGCTTTTACACCACCGAGGCCGAACAAGGCGGCACCGGCCTCGGGCTGGCAATCGTGGACACCGTCGCGCGAGCCCACGGCGGCAAAGTGACGCTCGAGTCCGAGGTGGGGCAAGGTGCGCGGTTCAGTGTTTGGTTACCGCGCGAAAATAAAGCGTCTGGCTCCCGCTAG
- a CDS encoding response regulator transcription factor encodes MSSKHILVVDDEARIREVVQYALSREGFRVSVAEDGQRALELAERDPPELVVLDVMLPEIDGLEVCRQLKRRSRVPVLFLSARGEEVDRIVGLELGGDDYLTKPFSPRELVARVRAVLRRFEDALAMAKQMASEAPRSQEASADAEATERSENRGTKVEHAHIAIDFERHEVRFAGARVDLTPTEFGVLAALLERPGIVLSRAQLMDRGYADSALVTERTIDTHIRRIRKKFKELGFDPITTVHGVGYKAAEA; translated from the coding sequence TTGAGTTCGAAGCACATCCTGGTCGTTGATGACGAAGCGCGTATCCGCGAGGTGGTTCAGTACGCGTTGAGCCGCGAAGGCTTCCGCGTCAGCGTCGCTGAAGACGGGCAGCGCGCGCTGGAGCTCGCGGAGCGCGATCCACCGGAGCTCGTCGTGCTCGACGTCATGCTCCCAGAGATCGACGGCCTGGAGGTTTGCCGTCAACTCAAGCGCCGCTCTCGGGTGCCGGTGCTCTTCTTGTCCGCGCGGGGCGAAGAAGTGGATCGCATCGTAGGGCTCGAGCTCGGGGGAGACGACTACCTGACCAAGCCGTTCTCGCCTCGAGAGCTCGTGGCCCGCGTGCGAGCCGTGCTGCGTCGCTTCGAAGATGCCCTGGCCATGGCCAAACAAATGGCGAGTGAAGCGCCCAGGAGCCAGGAGGCGTCAGCTGACGCCGAGGCGACCGAGCGCTCCGAAAACCGCGGAACGAAGGTCGAGCACGCGCACATCGCCATCGACTTCGAACGCCACGAAGTGCGCTTCGCTGGCGCCCGCGTCGATCTAACACCCACGGAGTTTGGCGTGCTGGCCGCGCTGCTCGAGCGCCCAGGCATCGTGCTCAGCCGCGCGCAGCTGATGGATCGCGGCTACGCCGACAGCGCGCTCGTGACCGAACGCACCATCGACACGCATATCAGGCGCATCCGCAAGAAGTTCAAGGAGCTCGGCTTCGACCCAATCACCACGGTTCACGGCGTCGGGTACAAGGCCGCGGAGGCCTGA
- a CDS encoding pyridoxal phosphate-dependent aminotransferase, whose translation MTRPSFSTRVSGEASPSSWALAVAEAQAHGGIRLDLTLSNPTRAGIEFPERLLQGLSDPRGNMYVPRALGEHATRRSVADLYNARGFAVRAEDVVLTASTSEAYAFLFKLFCDPGDRVLAPTPSYPLFEHLARLESVELEPYELTYDGDWHLAANALPSHSECVSMRIKLALAVSPNNPTGSCLSHEELARLAASAGVVVSDEVFASYPLTDQLLPSALDCDPSVPRVVLGGLSKELALPQLKLGWMILGGPEDFREATRQRLELICDTFLSVNTPVQLALNELIRAATPIRASIAERVQQNYASIRQALQSTSASLLRATGGWYACVRLPGTRDDEDWAMRLLQRGVLVQPGYFYDLGFPASIVLSLLTEPQDLDQGVRELCEALADV comes from the coding sequence ATGACTCGGCCGAGCTTCTCCACACGCGTCTCTGGCGAGGCCTCGCCGAGCTCTTGGGCGCTCGCAGTCGCCGAGGCGCAGGCACACGGTGGCATTCGTCTAGACCTCACCCTGTCCAACCCGACCCGCGCCGGTATCGAGTTTCCGGAGCGATTGCTGCAGGGGCTGAGCGATCCGCGCGGTAACATGTACGTCCCGCGCGCGCTGGGCGAACACGCCACCCGCCGCTCGGTCGCCGACCTCTACAACGCCCGAGGGTTCGCCGTGCGAGCGGAAGACGTCGTGCTCACAGCTAGCACGAGCGAGGCCTACGCGTTCCTCTTCAAGCTGTTCTGCGATCCGGGAGATCGCGTGCTCGCTCCCACGCCCAGCTACCCGCTGTTCGAACACCTGGCGAGGCTCGAGTCGGTGGAACTCGAGCCTTATGAACTGACTTACGATGGGGACTGGCACCTTGCGGCGAACGCGCTGCCGAGTCACTCAGAATGCGTTTCCATGCGGATCAAGCTTGCGCTTGCGGTCAGCCCCAACAACCCGACGGGCAGCTGCCTCTCTCACGAGGAGCTCGCGCGCCTGGCGGCGTCGGCGGGGGTCGTGGTCAGCGACGAGGTCTTCGCGAGCTACCCGCTCACCGACCAGCTGCTGCCGAGCGCGCTCGACTGCGACCCCAGCGTGCCTCGAGTCGTACTCGGGGGCCTATCCAAGGAACTCGCGCTGCCTCAGCTCAAGCTCGGCTGGATGATCCTGGGGGGACCGGAAGACTTTCGCGAGGCCACCCGCCAGCGTCTCGAGCTGATTTGCGACACCTTCCTCTCGGTGAACACGCCGGTTCAGCTTGCGTTGAACGAGCTAATCCGTGCGGCAACGCCAATACGCGCTAGCATAGCGGAACGCGTGCAACAGAACTACGCGAGCATTCGGCAGGCGCTTCAGAGCACCTCTGCCAGTCTGCTCCGAGCCACGGGGGGCTGGTACGCCTGCGTGCGCCTTCCGGGCACGCGGGATGACGAGGACTGGGCGATGCGTCTGTTGCAGCGGGGGGTACTGGTGCAACCCGGCTACTTCTACGATCTCGGGTTCCCGGCAAGCATCGTGCTGAGTCTCCTCACGGAGCCCCAAGATTTGGATCAGGGGGTGAGGGAGCTCTGCGAGGCGCTGGCTGACGTCTGA
- a CDS encoding sigma 54-interacting transcriptional regulator, giving the protein MDPRYETQQSLSKGDIAEAWLAIDRLSGAEVVLKQVRRADHVDVLRREFEALRGLAHPNLVEVLDFVFSPQSERLPCLVTRFVPGVSLVEFARSAPLSESLAVVADAVAALHQLHSAGIRHGDFKPGNILVTPEGRGVLIDLSCTSLLGETLSEVSGTPGYLAPEFARGRADHRADFYAVGISLRDLAELRGEALPEEMRKLAERLTRSDPRTRPGDAAELLEALGRQSLAPHPLLVPKTLLGRERELSFLEHWLEQLVSGGAKTRNLVLSGPPGSGRSRLLREFKWIAGQRVQVLDTSGSRPGAVFELLGIASRRPPPHTLAEVLGRVESLSNADAPLLLLMDDASRLAPSDRQAWLALCRSLEPTAALGVVSVENSPINKVDHEPSFEELTLGALPSRAVFSWLKDQLPRSRVERAIQLTAGLPAQLETLVSLLASGALTEDDLARGDLDLLGSQAEDRFRGLSPEQLRTLALASLAPEDAGNLDPRALSELVRAGLLTRRGSNYEPLHGFAALALKHCPTEIQKAIHREIAGHNLERVDSAGQGAVAAAAKHLAEAGDLGRAAELVSQHEQDVVRNPSEWLPAAQVLVGSSPSALREVGASSLLRVEQLLRSAGRPREALAMTARLLRIRPDARPELRLRAAAAFLQLGNVKRCERYLRLIDAHKELRPQALEILTRARVRAGQHQEAERLAREALEALGKNGDPLLVASLESTLGVALSYLGETTAADDMLKRAATAFARSARPKDQLRAISYRALNAYRAGRTAQAATEYRQVLEVAEQHGLGENIANAALNYGVACHQAGELGAALDSYQRGLRLGIALGQVSVTVALTFNLAKLYTDVGATDRASLHVKQLEARAKQQRLEFWVIAAATLRGELALARSEFDAARQAFGEALTGFSQAATRREQAEVELHLAETELAAWSGGLGEAPLGASEVHPAEAHIAKARDLLQPLDAPDVLAKLHLSEAKLSLAQSDARAATTRIEQVLPTIREAGQLAMLAEAESLLAQAWEAAGASTLAQRARESARESWERVAASLPRGLRSTFWGHGSRSRIAPQTRHASVEGRASKLERLLAVNRKLNSSVTTQEVLAVAIDSAIELTGAERGFVLLAEGATAGGEAKKFSVVVARNVDRERIGRSHLKFSRSIAEQAVKSGEPVLTVDASSDPRFVSNQSVHAMQLKSVVCVPIRSPERTLGALYLDNRFRPANFDEADMGLLLAFADQVAIALRNAQLHDELRLQADALLKRTQELEAERARVAELAEGQAREIDRLTDEVKSRQAALESRYDYGQIVGKSPAMERLFAKLDRVIDTNASVIIEGESGTGKELVARAVHFNSPRKQAPFVAINCSAVPASLLESELFGHVRGAFTGADRDREGLLAAAKGGTVFLDEIGETPLEMQAKLLRALEDHEVRPVGAQHSVKVDFRLVCATNRHLRDEVAAGRFREDLFYRISVVEIQLPALRDREGDVLLVAERLLERICGDIDREPPALGKDAVKALLGYSWPGNVRELENVLTNAVLLGAGDQLRAADLHLPGGKKSERKAKSRREFEATEVDRISEALAQHRWNVSAVSRALKIPRATLYRKLKRYGLTPSAG; this is encoded by the coding sequence TGGCGGATGCGGTAGCTGCCCTCCACCAGCTTCATTCCGCAGGGATACGTCATGGCGACTTCAAGCCCGGGAACATCTTGGTCACCCCGGAAGGCCGCGGCGTTCTAATCGACCTGAGCTGCACATCGCTTCTCGGCGAGACCCTCAGCGAAGTTTCAGGCACCCCAGGCTACTTGGCACCTGAGTTCGCCCGAGGGCGCGCCGACCATCGCGCCGACTTCTACGCGGTTGGCATCAGCTTGAGGGATCTGGCGGAACTCCGAGGGGAAGCGCTACCTGAAGAGATGCGCAAGCTCGCCGAGCGGTTGACGCGCTCGGACCCGCGCACGCGCCCTGGGGACGCAGCTGAACTGCTCGAAGCCCTTGGACGTCAGTCGCTGGCCCCTCACCCGCTGCTCGTCCCCAAAACGCTGCTAGGCCGCGAGCGAGAGCTCTCGTTTCTAGAGCACTGGCTAGAGCAGCTCGTGAGCGGAGGAGCGAAGACGCGGAACCTGGTGCTCTCTGGCCCGCCTGGGAGTGGGCGCTCGCGATTGCTCCGAGAGTTCAAGTGGATCGCAGGGCAACGAGTGCAAGTGCTCGACACCTCCGGCAGCAGGCCCGGAGCGGTTTTTGAGCTGTTGGGGATCGCAAGCCGCCGACCACCGCCGCACACGCTGGCGGAAGTGCTGGGGCGCGTCGAGTCGCTCTCCAACGCAGACGCACCACTCCTGCTGTTGATGGACGACGCCAGCCGCCTCGCGCCATCCGATCGGCAGGCATGGCTGGCGCTGTGCCGAAGCCTGGAGCCGACGGCAGCCCTTGGCGTGGTCAGCGTCGAGAACTCCCCAATCAACAAGGTCGACCACGAGCCTAGCTTCGAGGAACTCACACTCGGCGCGCTTCCATCGCGCGCTGTGTTCAGCTGGCTCAAAGATCAGCTGCCACGCTCTCGAGTGGAGCGCGCGATACAGCTGACCGCCGGCTTGCCCGCTCAACTCGAGACCCTGGTCAGCCTGCTCGCAAGTGGTGCGCTGACGGAAGACGATCTCGCTCGAGGCGATTTGGACCTCTTGGGGAGTCAGGCCGAAGACCGCTTCCGAGGCTTATCGCCCGAGCAGCTGCGAACCCTCGCACTGGCGTCCCTCGCCCCAGAAGATGCGGGCAACCTCGACCCCCGAGCGCTGTCAGAACTCGTCCGCGCAGGGTTGCTGACCCGGCGGGGTAGTAACTACGAGCCACTGCATGGCTTTGCGGCACTCGCCCTAAAACATTGCCCCACGGAAATACAAAAGGCGATCCATCGCGAGATCGCGGGGCACAACCTAGAGCGCGTTGATAGCGCCGGTCAGGGAGCGGTAGCGGCGGCAGCCAAGCACCTGGCGGAGGCCGGTGACCTGGGGAGAGCCGCGGAGCTGGTGTCCCAGCACGAACAGGATGTCGTCAGGAACCCGAGCGAGTGGCTGCCAGCGGCGCAGGTGCTTGTGGGTAGCTCACCGAGCGCGCTGCGCGAGGTAGGCGCCAGTAGCCTGCTACGTGTGGAGCAGCTGCTGCGTAGCGCAGGGCGGCCGCGTGAAGCCCTCGCAATGACCGCGCGCCTGCTACGCATCCGCCCCGACGCTCGCCCCGAACTCCGTCTCCGCGCGGCAGCGGCGTTTCTGCAACTGGGCAATGTGAAACGCTGTGAGCGCTACCTCCGACTCATCGACGCCCACAAGGAACTAAGGCCGCAAGCGTTGGAGATCCTCACGCGTGCTCGCGTGCGGGCCGGGCAACACCAAGAGGCCGAGCGTCTGGCTCGCGAGGCACTCGAAGCCCTCGGCAAGAACGGAGATCCGCTGCTGGTCGCCAGCTTGGAGTCGACGCTTGGCGTTGCACTGAGTTACCTTGGGGAAACTACCGCGGCCGATGACATGCTAAAGCGCGCAGCTACTGCGTTCGCCCGCAGCGCGCGGCCCAAGGACCAACTGCGCGCAATTTCCTACCGCGCACTCAACGCCTATCGCGCCGGACGTACAGCTCAGGCCGCCACCGAGTATCGCCAGGTACTCGAGGTCGCAGAACAACACGGCTTGGGGGAGAACATCGCTAACGCCGCGCTCAACTACGGCGTGGCCTGTCACCAAGCGGGCGAGCTCGGCGCTGCCCTGGACTCCTATCAACGCGGCCTGCGCCTGGGGATTGCTCTGGGACAAGTGAGCGTAACCGTCGCACTCACTTTCAACCTCGCGAAGCTCTACACGGACGTGGGGGCGACAGACCGCGCCAGCCTGCACGTGAAGCAACTGGAGGCGCGCGCCAAGCAGCAACGACTGGAGTTTTGGGTAATCGCCGCGGCCACCCTGCGAGGCGAGCTCGCGCTGGCGCGCTCCGAGTTCGATGCCGCACGGCAAGCATTTGGCGAGGCATTGACTGGCTTCAGTCAGGCAGCCACCCGCCGCGAACAAGCAGAGGTGGAGCTGCACCTGGCCGAGACGGAACTTGCCGCATGGAGCGGGGGATTGGGTGAGGCGCCCCTCGGGGCCAGCGAAGTCCACCCAGCAGAAGCGCATATCGCGAAGGCGCGAGACCTGCTCCAGCCTCTGGACGCACCAGATGTGCTTGCCAAGCTGCATCTCTCCGAAGCGAAGCTCAGCCTGGCGCAGAGCGACGCGCGCGCGGCAACCACTCGCATCGAGCAAGTCCTGCCCACCATCCGCGAGGCAGGCCAGCTCGCGATGCTCGCAGAGGCCGAGAGCCTGCTCGCCCAAGCATGGGAGGCCGCGGGAGCGAGCACCCTCGCACAGCGCGCGCGCGAGTCTGCGCGCGAGAGTTGGGAGCGCGTCGCGGCGTCGCTTCCGCGCGGTTTACGCTCGACCTTCTGGGGTCACGGCTCCCGCAGTCGTATCGCCCCCCAAACGCGCCACGCCAGCGTGGAAGGCCGCGCGAGCAAGCTCGAGCGCCTGCTCGCAGTGAATCGCAAGCTCAACTCCTCGGTGACGACCCAGGAGGTGCTTGCGGTGGCCATCGACTCAGCGATTGAGCTCACGGGAGCCGAACGCGGCTTCGTGCTGCTCGCGGAGGGTGCGACGGCTGGTGGCGAGGCCAAGAAGTTCAGCGTCGTGGTGGCGCGCAATGTCGACCGTGAGCGCATCGGGCGCAGCCACCTGAAGTTCAGCCGTAGTATCGCCGAACAGGCGGTGAAGAGCGGGGAACCGGTGCTCACCGTGGACGCTTCCAGCGACCCCCGCTTCGTCTCGAACCAATCCGTGCACGCGATGCAGCTCAAGAGCGTTGTGTGCGTCCCGATTCGTTCCCCTGAGCGCACCCTGGGAGCTCTTTACCTCGACAACCGTTTCCGCCCGGCAAATTTCGATGAGGCCGACATGGGGCTGTTGCTTGCGTTCGCGGACCAAGTCGCGATCGCGTTGCGTAACGCACAGCTCCACGACGAGTTGCGACTCCAGGCAGACGCCCTGCTCAAACGCACCCAGGAACTCGAAGCTGAACGCGCTCGGGTGGCGGAGCTGGCTGAGGGTCAAGCGCGCGAAATCGATCGGCTGACCGACGAGGTGAAGAGCCGCCAGGCGGCGCTCGAGTCGCGCTACGACTACGGCCAAATCGTCGGCAAGAGTCCCGCGATGGAGCGCCTGTTCGCCAAGTTGGATCGGGTCATCGACACGAACGCCAGCGTCATCATCGAAGGCGAGAGTGGCACCGGTAAGGAGCTGGTCGCACGCGCGGTGCACTTCAACAGTCCGCGCAAGCAGGCGCCGTTCGTCGCCATCAACTGTTCGGCGGTGCCGGCCTCGCTCTTGGAGAGCGAGCTCTTCGGCCATGTGCGTGGCGCTTTCACCGGCGCCGACCGGGACCGAGAGGGACTCCTCGCAGCCGCCAAGGGCGGCACCGTATTCCTCGACGAGATCGGCGAGACGCCCCTGGAGATGCAAGCGAAGCTGCTGCGCGCGCTCGAAGATCACGAGGTGCGCCCCGTCGGGGCACAGCATAGCGTGAAGGTGGATTTCCGCCTGGTATGCGCCACGAACAGGCACCTACGGGACGAGGTCGCGGCAGGTCGTTTCCGCGAAGATCTGTTCTATCGCATCAGCGTAGTCGAGATTCAGCTGCCGGCGCTGCGGGACCGCGAAGGTGATGTGTTGCTCGTCGCGGAGCGCTTGCTCGAGCGGATCTGCGGCGATATCGATCGCGAGCCACCAGCACTCGGAAAGGACGCCGTCAAGGCGCTGCTCGGCTACAGCTGGCCGGGCAACGTGCGGGAGCTCGAGAACGTACTCACCAACGCCGTACTGCTCGGCGCGGGTGACCAGCTAAGGGCGGCCGACCTCCACCTGCCCGGAGGCAAGAAGAGCGAGCGCAAGGCCAAGAGCCGGCGCGAGTTCGAGGCGACGGAAGTGGACCGCATCTCCGAGGCACTGGCGCAACACCGCTGGAATGTCAGCGCGGTGTCCCGCGCACTGAAGATCCCGCGCGCAACCCTGTACCGCAAGCTCAAGCGCTACGGACTCACTCCCAGCGCTGGCTGA